The Eleutherodactylus coqui strain aEleCoq1 chromosome 13, aEleCoq1.hap1, whole genome shotgun sequence genome includes a window with the following:
- the ODAD4 gene encoding outer dynein arm-docking complex subunit 4 has translation MEGMMAEEADGQQGAPRSNFTIYMAEGEQLYQKGEYDKARESFSNALDIQQSEKHCLVARSKCFLKLGDPESALRDAEASLQEEQDFFRGLYQKAEALYAMGDFEFALVFYHRGYKLRPELQEFRLGIQKAQEAIENSVGTPASVKLENKDGMAFLSKQEESKKAKQKEPKKVMKKDPKQQKKVDPLKSQKTARQLLGELYNDMEYLETLLKDEGLVKGNTRSGLKLQDLILNAITYLDTRTEFWRQQQPIYARERDRRIMQQKWNQERTKPSDRNQYILKSMEEIDMLLTNGSAEGSYKKARQVLKNIQTWRDDNPNKQILIGNLYSCIGNAYMGMGEMEEALHSHKEDLKIADEINLPEAKSRAMDNIGRVYARTGQFQEAVKVWEEKIPLASSSLEKTWLFHEIGRCYLELELLEEARNYGVRSQYEAEEARDAEWQLNASVLVAQAQVKLKDYQSAVTNFENALEKARMVDNKDAEQAILTALEDAQRFATGEIKSEDTMREDTPAEDKV, from the exons GCTCTCGACATACAGCAATCGGAGAAGCACTGCCTGGTGGCGCGGTCTAAATGTTTCTTAAAACTTGGGGACCCAGAGTCGGCTTTAAGGGATGCAGAAGCTTCTCTACAGGAAGAGCAAGATTTCTTTAGG GGTCTTTACCAGAAAGCAGAGGCTCTCTATGCTATGGGTGACTTTGAATTTGCCCTTGTGTTCTATCACAGAGGGTACAAGTTACGTCCTGAACTCCAGGAATTTCGTTTAGGAATCCAGAAGGCTCAGGAAGCTATTGAAAACTCTGTTGGAA CTCCAGCCTCTGTAAAGCTAGAGAACAAGGATGGCATGGCATTTCTTAGTAAGCAAGAAGAG AGTAAAAAGGCAAAACAAAAAGAACCAAAAAAGGTCATGAAAAAAGACCCTAAACAGCAGAAGAAGGTAGACCCTTTGAAAAGCCAAAAGACTGCACGCCAGCTGCTGGGGGAGCTCTACAATGACATGGAGTATCTGGAGACACTCTTAAAGGATGAAG GGTTAGTGAAAGGAAACACACGAAGCGGATTAAAACTGCAGGACCTGATCTTGAATGCAATCACCTATCTGGACACACGAACTGAGTTCTGGAGACAGCAGCAGCCCATCTACGCCCGGGAAAGGGACCGCAGAATCATGCAGCAGAAGTGGAACCAGGAAAGGACTAAACCTTCTGATCGGAATCAGTACATTCTCAAAAGCATGGAAGAGATTGATATGT TACTCACCAATGGAAGTGCAGAGGGAAGTTACAAGAAGGCCCGCCAGGTGTTAAAAAACATCCAGACTTGGAGAGATGACAACCCAAATAAGCAGATATTAATAGGTAACCTGTATAGCTGCATTGGCAACGCTTATATGGGCATGGGAGAGATGGAAGAGGCACTACACAGTCACAAGGAGGATCTCAAAATAGCAGATGAAAT CAATTTACCAGAAGCAAAATCCCGTGCAATGGACAACATAGGGCGAGTCTATGCACGGACCGGACAGTTTCAAGAAGCTGTAAAAGT ATGGGAAGAAAAGATTCCTTTGGCAAGTTCAAGCTTGGAGAAGACTTGGCTTTTCCATGAAATTGGAAGATGCTATCTGGAGCTTGAATTGTTGGAAGAAGCAAGAAACTATGGTGTGAGATCTCAGTACGAAGCAGAGGAGGCAAGGGATGCGGAATGGCAGCTCAACGCTAGTGTCCTGGTGGCGCAGGCCCAAG TAAAATTAAAGGATTATCAATCTGCTGTGACCAACTTTGAGAATGCCTTAGAGAAAGCAAGAATGGTAGACAATAAGGATGCAGAGCAAGCAATCCTTACT GCTCTTGAAGATGCCCAAAGATTTGCTACAGGGGAGATTAAATCAGAAGACACCATGAGGGAAGATACCCCAGCTG AGGACAAAGTATAA
- the CNP gene encoding 2',3'-cyclic-nucleotide 3'-phosphodiesterase isoform X1 has protein sequence MAASLQLFTGRHTLRPSLGLHHKLGQLTGGSCWKVGSILNRFTSGTVKVLHHRMSSQASKDHLEGQKPPLLVDDHSVATIRDSKILVLLRGLPGSGKTTLAKAIEQKYKDTSRLISADEHQIKPAVRSSSGSDYSKLDDELTTCFEKREATLVILDDTHHDRERLDKLFDMANVYHFAVVILEPKTPWRLDCAQLKDRNHWKLSLEELKNLRPTLEKELLPLYFGWFLAKRDEDGIRKISHEFLEQLGNLKAFKKRLLPYGCEDKQKLDLLKYFAKSPNILHCTAKYCDYGKVLGSEEYAQQEAVKKAYSKGYTLHISALFATPKTVGAQVELQPDQLLVWPADAEKEVMPKDTFPKGSRAHITLGTAADIQDVQTGIDLLEFIKLQQSGKDGEHLGDLTGAVAGKVSYYDNGMWLLNLSRKLEVKSIFSGYYGKPGVSVPLRGSKKGILNQCQIM, from the exons ATGGCCGCCTCCCTGCAGCTCTTCACTGGCCGTCACACGCTGCGCCCATCACTTGGACTTCACCACAAGCTCGGGCAGCTCACCGGGGGCTCCTGCTGGAAG GTTGGATCGATTTTGAATAGGTTTACGTCAGGAACAGTCAAGGTTCTCCACCACAGGATGTCCTCACAAGCCTCAAAAGATCATCTAGAGGGCCAGAAGCCCCCACTTCTAGTGGATGACCACAGTGTGGCTACAATTAGAGATTCCAAAATATTAGTTCTTTTGAGGGGTCTTCCTGGGAGTGGTAAAACCACCCTAGCGAAAGCAATTGAACAAAAATACAAGGACACTTCTCGACTGATCTCTGCTGACGAACATCAAATCAAGCCGGCGGTGAGGAGCTCTAGTGGATCAGATTACTCTAAACTGGATGATGAGTTAACCACTTGCTTTGAGAAACGTGAAGCTACTTTAGTCATCCTGGATGACACCCACCATGACCGGGAACGACTTGATAAGCTGTTTGATATGGCCAACGTGTATCATTTTGCTGTAGTTATCCTGGAACCTAAGACCCCATGGAGACTGGACTGTGCTCAGTTGAAAGACCGGAACCATTGGAAGCTATCGTTGGAGGAGCTGAAGAACCTGAGGCCGACACTGGAGAAGGAGTTGCTTCCTCTGTACTTTGGCTGGTTCCTGGCAAAGCGAGATGAAGATGGCATTAGAAAGATCAGCCATGAATTCCTGGAGCAGTTGGGAAACCTCAAGGCCTTCAAGAAGCGTCTGCTACCAT ATGGCTGTGAAGACAAACAAAAATTGGATCTTTTGAAATATTTTGCCAAATCTCCCAACATTCTTCACTGTACTGCCAAATACTGTGATTACGGGAAGGTTTTGGGGTCAGAAGAATATGCACAACAGGAG gccGTGAAGAAGGCTTACTCCAAGGGTTACACTCTCCACATCTCTGCTTTGTTTGCCACCCCCAAAACAGTCGGAGCACAAGTAGAGCTCCAACCAGACCAGCTGCTAGTATGGCCTGCAGATGCTGAGAAAGAAGTGATGCCCAAAGATACCTTTCCCAAGGGAAGTCGTGCCCATATCACTCTGGGCACTGCAGCTGATATTCAGGATGTTCAAACTGGTATTGACCTTCTGGAGTTCATAAAATTGCAGCAATCAGGGAAAGATGGGGAGCATTTAGGAGACTTGACCGGAGCGGTTGCTGGTAAAGTCTCTTACTATGATAATGGTATGTGGTTGCTGAACCTGTCCAGAAAGCTTGAAGTAAAATCCATCTTTTCGGGTTACTATGGGAAACCTGGTGTCAGCGTCCCTTTACGGGGCAGCAAAAAGGGTATTTTAAATCAATGTCAAATTATGTGA
- the CNP gene encoding 2',3'-cyclic-nucleotide 3'-phosphodiesterase isoform X2, protein MSSQASKDHLEGQKPPLLVDDHSVATIRDSKILVLLRGLPGSGKTTLAKAIEQKYKDTSRLISADEHQIKPAVRSSSGSDYSKLDDELTTCFEKREATLVILDDTHHDRERLDKLFDMANVYHFAVVILEPKTPWRLDCAQLKDRNHWKLSLEELKNLRPTLEKELLPLYFGWFLAKRDEDGIRKISHEFLEQLGNLKAFKKRLLPYGCEDKQKLDLLKYFAKSPNILHCTAKYCDYGKVLGSEEYAQQEAVKKAYSKGYTLHISALFATPKTVGAQVELQPDQLLVWPADAEKEVMPKDTFPKGSRAHITLGTAADIQDVQTGIDLLEFIKLQQSGKDGEHLGDLTGAVAGKVSYYDNGMWLLNLSRKLEVKSIFSGYYGKPGVSVPLRGSKKGILNQCQIM, encoded by the exons ATGTCCTCACAAGCCTCAAAAGATCATCTAGAGGGCCAGAAGCCCCCACTTCTAGTGGATGACCACAGTGTGGCTACAATTAGAGATTCCAAAATATTAGTTCTTTTGAGGGGTCTTCCTGGGAGTGGTAAAACCACCCTAGCGAAAGCAATTGAACAAAAATACAAGGACACTTCTCGACTGATCTCTGCTGACGAACATCAAATCAAGCCGGCGGTGAGGAGCTCTAGTGGATCAGATTACTCTAAACTGGATGATGAGTTAACCACTTGCTTTGAGAAACGTGAAGCTACTTTAGTCATCCTGGATGACACCCACCATGACCGGGAACGACTTGATAAGCTGTTTGATATGGCCAACGTGTATCATTTTGCTGTAGTTATCCTGGAACCTAAGACCCCATGGAGACTGGACTGTGCTCAGTTGAAAGACCGGAACCATTGGAAGCTATCGTTGGAGGAGCTGAAGAACCTGAGGCCGACACTGGAGAAGGAGTTGCTTCCTCTGTACTTTGGCTGGTTCCTGGCAAAGCGAGATGAAGATGGCATTAGAAAGATCAGCCATGAATTCCTGGAGCAGTTGGGAAACCTCAAGGCCTTCAAGAAGCGTCTGCTACCAT ATGGCTGTGAAGACAAACAAAAATTGGATCTTTTGAAATATTTTGCCAAATCTCCCAACATTCTTCACTGTACTGCCAAATACTGTGATTACGGGAAGGTTTTGGGGTCAGAAGAATATGCACAACAGGAG gccGTGAAGAAGGCTTACTCCAAGGGTTACACTCTCCACATCTCTGCTTTGTTTGCCACCCCCAAAACAGTCGGAGCACAAGTAGAGCTCCAACCAGACCAGCTGCTAGTATGGCCTGCAGATGCTGAGAAAGAAGTGATGCCCAAAGATACCTTTCCCAAGGGAAGTCGTGCCCATATCACTCTGGGCACTGCAGCTGATATTCAGGATGTTCAAACTGGTATTGACCTTCTGGAGTTCATAAAATTGCAGCAATCAGGGAAAGATGGGGAGCATTTAGGAGACTTGACCGGAGCGGTTGCTGGTAAAGTCTCTTACTATGATAATGGTATGTGGTTGCTGAACCTGTCCAGAAAGCTTGAAGTAAAATCCATCTTTTCGGGTTACTATGGGAAACCTGGTGTCAGCGTCCCTTTACGGGGCAGCAAAAAGGGTATTTTAAATCAATGTCAAATTATGTGA